From the genome of Symphalangus syndactylus isolate Jambi chromosome 7, NHGRI_mSymSyn1-v2.1_pri, whole genome shotgun sequence, one region includes:
- the LOC134737269 gene encoding uncharacterized protein, whose amino-acid sequence MPRPASTLGADVWMRGTWWRLKNLETPETLDPQKSCYSRCLCCRCEGACCTSRFPAWDKDSERHLLGVSGNGTQWRACGQLPQVEGILAQPLVSQVEGILAQLLVPQADPDLHAFLPMAQTSSSMLGMLRDNPSASPTMSRLLSRVLVLWRVDPALPILVPYQGQASRGSFCSPWHGLWGAQPGEQWALEGPGLHVPTPTMEFDTPVGR is encoded by the exons ATGCCACGACCTGCTTCCACCTTGGGCGCCGACGTCTGGATGAGAGGAACGTGGTGGCGCCTGAAAAACCTGGAGACACCAGAAACCCTGGATCCCCAGAAGAGTTGTTATTCCCGCTGTCTGTGCTGTAGGTGTGAAGGTGCGTGCTGCACATCCCGGTTTCCAGCATGGGACAAAGACTCAGAGAGGCACCTGCTGGGAGTCTCAGGCAATGGGACCCAGTGGCGGGCATGTGGGCAGCTGCCCCAGGTGGAAGGGATCTTGGCACAGCCCTTGGTTTCCCAG GTGGAAGGGATCTTGGCACAGCTCTTGGTTCCCCAGGCTGACCCTGACCTTCATGCTTTTCTGCCCATGGCCCAGACTTCGAGCTCCATGTTGGGGATGCTCAGGGACAACCCTTCAGCCTCCCCCACCATGTCCCGGCTACTGTCCAGGGTTCTTGTTCTCTGGAGGGTGGATCCAGCCCTCCCCATCTTGGTGCCCTACCAGGGCCAGGCTTCCCGTGGCTCTTTCTGCAGCCCCTGGCACGGACTGTGGGGTGCACAGCCCGGGGAGCAGTGGGCCTTGGAGGGGCCAGGTCTGCATGTTCCCACCCCCACCATGGAGTTTGACACACCAGTGGGCAGGTAA